Genomic window (Paenibacillus sp. 37):
ATGGAACAGGTAACACACAACAGGAGACGGACGGCACAACGGTTCATTTTACGGAGGATAAAGGAACGGATGGCGACAATGCTGGCGGGGATGACACATCATCTTCTGGCAACAACGGTGAAGGCACGGATAGCGAGCCTGGGAATGCTTCAGCGGGCGAAGGGCAGGGCTCTTCGGACAATGGGAATGGTGGGACAGCGGAAGATCCATTGCTGGAGAAACGCAGTATCAGCGCACTGCAAACGACAATTGATGCACAATCCGTGGTGACCAATGCCGAGTCTATGACCGTCATTGTGAACAAACAACGGAGTCTGCCCGACGGGTACGAGCCGGACGATCTGGTAGAGCCGAATGTACCGTTCTCCTTCGATGAACCACACGAGAAGCGGCATATGCGCAAGGAAGCAGCCGAGGCACTGGAGAAGTTGTTTGCAGGTGCAAAAGCGGATGGCATTGAGCTTCGTGCGGTGTCCGGTTATCGTTCATATCAGCGTCAGGTATCCATCTATAACAACAATGTCAAAACCAAAGGTCAAGAATACACGGATCGCGTGAGCTCTGTTCCAGGCCGAAGCGAACATCAGACCGGTCTTGCCATTGATGTATCCAGCCCGAGTGTGGGCAATGTGCTGGAAGAGGTATTTGGCACATCGAAGGAAGGCCAGTGGTTGGCTGAACACGCTGCAGAATACGGATATGTCATCCGTTATCTGCAAGGTGAAGAAGATACCACAGGGTACGTCTATGAGCCTTGGCATATCCGGTACATCGGTACAGATTTGGCACCGGATGTGGCGAAGAGTGGGTTAACTCTGGAAGAATATTTCGATGAGGCGAATATCAAGTTGTAATCAGGCCAACCTATGGTTTCCATTTGATTAGTTAATACTATCTCGTTATGAAGAGGTCCCAGGAAGCGCATCATTTGTTGAACAGATGGTGCCCTTCCTGGGACTTTTTTTGTGTACATCGAATTTTGGTATATCAAATATGTGCGAAGAAGAAGAACCAGCCAGATTTAAGTTTTAAGTTTTTGTTCGGGATTCGAATGGGCTGATATAATTAAGGTATGCATTATAGATAAATACAACCAAAGCGAGGGACGAGAGAATGAGCAGACAGCAGGTATTTACGGGCTCCCCATGGGAACCGTTGGTGGGATATTGCCGTGCCATCCGTGTAGGGAACCGAATTGAAGTGGCGGGTACAACCGCAATGCAAGATGGTGTAGTTGTTGGGGCAGGTGATCCGTATGCACAGACAAGGTTCGTTTTGCAGACGATCGAGAATGCACTGAAAGAACTGGGGGCTGACATGTCGCATGTGGTGAGAACCCGGATGTTTGTGACCGATATCTCCAGATGGGAGGAAGTTGGCAAGGCACACGGTGAATTTTTTGGACAGATCCAGCCTGTAGCCACCATGGTTGAAGTTAGCGCACTCATTGATCCCTTGTTGATGGTTGAGATTGAAGTGGAAGCGATTGTTGAAGATGAAGTCACAGCCGATTGATTCTGACGGTGAGATTCCTTAGATTTTTGCGGGTACTTCAAATCCTTGAATAAGATGCCTCAGATTCGTTAGCGTTAACTCCGCTTGCTCTTACATTCGGTAAGCAATGTATTTCGTATGCATCGCACATCGCACGTGTCTGCTCCG
Coding sequences:
- a CDS encoding RidA family protein; this encodes MSRQQVFTGSPWEPLVGYCRAIRVGNRIEVAGTTAMQDGVVVGAGDPYAQTRFVLQTIENALKELGADMSHVVRTRMFVTDISRWEEVGKAHGEFFGQIQPVATMVEVSALIDPLLMVEIEVEAIVEDEVTAD
- a CDS encoding D-alanyl-D-alanine carboxypeptidase family protein, with translation MKSTTGRQRRMVVMLSSLMICGALLAACQNGSGTEESQNPNGTGNTQQETDGTTVHFTEDKGTDGDNAGGDDTSSSGNNGEGTDSEPGNASAGEGQGSSDNGNGGTAEDPLLEKRSISALQTTIDAQSVVTNAESMTVIVNKQRSLPDGYEPDDLVEPNVPFSFDEPHEKRHMRKEAAEALEKLFAGAKADGIELRAVSGYRSYQRQVSIYNNNVKTKGQEYTDRVSSVPGRSEHQTGLAIDVSSPSVGNVLEEVFGTSKEGQWLAEHAAEYGYVIRYLQGEEDTTGYVYEPWHIRYIGTDLAPDVAKSGLTLEEYFDEANIKL